Proteins encoded by one window of Streptomyces uncialis:
- a CDS encoding M6 family metalloprotease domain-containing protein: MPGRFRPGVPGLRRERSWLRGTAALTSLAALVATSLVAGPAIAEPFTGPCALERTTAHHSEGLDTWNGAYPRPVRALDAVMVFLAFPDARPLTTPGELAADYFPATDRFYERASYGRFALRPHPRDDWIRMPKPSTAYAIERDWDAEHRSAYLRDAVAAADPHVDFADFDVVYFVADPDAPGVDSDATKVVNFERPVEADGTAIRRIVTVFERHPPDRNVLAHETGHVFDLPDLYHRPADGKGDWDTHVGDWDVMGSQFGLAPDLFGWHKWKLGWLDPGQVVCVQGRGDTRLTLETLSATRGRDTATGDGPRVPGGPRPGASTVAEARDAAKESARAMAGAVAQLVGPFRPARHSGTDGGTKLAVVRTGRTTAVAIEARGAVGNDTSTCTEGVLVYRIRSEAASGAGPVEVVDAHPATDACGDRSVYPPLADAPVLPGETFTVPGERLKVHITVEPRTPTGTWPLTISTS, from the coding sequence GTGCCCGGTCGGTTCCGCCCCGGCGTGCCGGGGCTGCGGCGCGAGCGCTCCTGGCTGCGCGGGACCGCCGCGCTGACCTCGCTGGCCGCCCTGGTGGCGACCTCCCTGGTCGCGGGACCCGCCATCGCCGAGCCGTTCACCGGTCCCTGCGCGCTGGAACGCACCACCGCCCACCACTCGGAGGGCCTGGACACCTGGAACGGCGCGTATCCGCGTCCGGTGCGCGCCCTCGACGCGGTGATGGTCTTCCTCGCCTTCCCGGACGCCCGCCCGCTGACCACCCCCGGTGAGCTGGCCGCCGACTACTTCCCGGCCACGGACCGGTTCTACGAGCGTGCCTCGTACGGCCGGTTCGCCCTGCGCCCCCATCCGCGGGACGACTGGATCAGGATGCCCAAGCCGTCGACCGCGTACGCGATAGAGCGGGACTGGGACGCCGAGCACCGCTCCGCCTATCTGCGGGACGCGGTCGCGGCGGCCGATCCGCATGTCGACTTCGCCGACTTCGACGTCGTGTACTTCGTGGCCGACCCGGACGCGCCGGGTGTCGACTCCGACGCCACGAAGGTCGTCAACTTCGAGCGTCCCGTGGAGGCGGACGGCACGGCCATCCGCCGGATCGTCACCGTCTTCGAACGGCACCCCCCGGACCGCAACGTCCTCGCACACGAGACCGGACATGTGTTCGACCTGCCCGACCTCTATCACCGCCCCGCCGACGGCAAGGGCGACTGGGACACGCATGTCGGCGACTGGGACGTCATGGGCAGCCAGTTCGGGCTGGCCCCGGACCTCTTCGGCTGGCACAAGTGGAAGCTGGGCTGGCTGGACCCCGGGCAGGTGGTGTGCGTCCAGGGCCGGGGTGACACCCGGCTCACCCTGGAGACGCTGTCGGCGACCCGGGGGCGGGACACGGCGACCGGCGACGGTCCTCGGGTGCCGGGGGGCCCGCGGCCCGGCGCGTCCACGGTGGCCGAGGCGCGGGACGCGGCGAAGGAGTCGGCCCGTGCTATGGCGGGCGCGGTGGCGCAGCTGGTCGGCCCCTTCAGGCCGGCGCGGCACTCCGGCACCGACGGCGGTACGAAGCTCGCGGTGGTCCGTACGGGCCGGACCACCGCCGTCGCCATCGAGGCCCGCGGCGCCGTCGGCAACGACACCTCGACCTGTACGGAGGGGGTGCTGGTCTACCGGATCCGCAGCGAGGCCGCCTCGGGCGCCGGTCCGGTCGAGGTGGTCGACGCGCATCCGGCGACGGACGCGTGCGGGGACCGTTCGGTGTACCCGCCGCTCGCGGACGCCCCGGTACTCCCGGGCGAGACCTTCACGGTCCCCGGCGAGCGCCTCAAGGTCCACATCACGGTGGAACCCCGAACCCCCACAGGCACCTGGCCCCTGACCATCTCCACAAGCTGA
- a CDS encoding AAA family ATPase — protein MTPTTGPGRTGAPADPGAAAARATEAILRDTLHGTHRGVVVDSPPGAGKSTLVVNAALELVAAGRPLMVVAQTNAQVDDLVLRLAEKAPDVPVGRLHSSDPDAYDKALDGLPQVRKSTKAGDLAGLDVVISTAAKWAHVKDVEPWGHAIVDEAYQMRSDGLLAVANLFERALFVGDPGQLDPFSIVGAEQWAGLSYDPSASAVSTLLAHNPELPQHRLPVSWRLPASAAPLVSAAFYPYTPFRSGTDHGVRALRFGVASDGSAPDRVIDEAAASGWGLLELPPRHTPRTDPEAVQAVALVVRRLLDRGGSTVSERGPDPAPLTAGRIAVGTAHRDQAAAVRAALTELGVGGVTVDTANRLQGREYDVTVVLHPLSGRPDATAFHLETGRLCVLASRHRHACIVVCRGGVTELLDDHPSTEPVQLGVTLKFPDGWDAMMTTWDHLSHHRIPHP, from the coding sequence GTGACCCCGACGACCGGCCCCGGCCGGACCGGCGCCCCCGCCGACCCGGGCGCCGCCGCCGCCCGCGCCACCGAGGCGATCCTCCGCGACACCCTGCACGGCACCCACCGGGGCGTCGTCGTGGATTCCCCGCCCGGCGCCGGGAAGTCGACCCTCGTGGTCAACGCCGCACTCGAACTGGTCGCCGCCGGACGCCCGCTGATGGTCGTCGCGCAGACCAACGCCCAGGTGGACGATCTGGTGCTGCGGCTCGCGGAGAAGGCCCCGGACGTCCCCGTCGGACGGCTGCACAGCAGCGACCCGGACGCCTACGACAAGGCGCTGGACGGACTGCCCCAGGTGCGCAAGTCGACCAAGGCGGGGGACCTCGCGGGTCTGGACGTGGTGATCTCCACCGCCGCGAAGTGGGCGCATGTGAAGGACGTGGAGCCGTGGGGGCACGCGATCGTCGACGAGGCGTACCAGATGCGCTCGGACGGGCTGCTCGCGGTGGCGAACCTCTTCGAGCGCGCGCTGTTCGTGGGCGACCCCGGGCAGCTCGACCCGTTCTCGATCGTCGGCGCGGAGCAGTGGGCGGGGCTGAGTTACGACCCGTCGGCGAGCGCGGTGAGCACGCTGCTCGCGCACAACCCCGAACTGCCGCAGCACCGGCTGCCGGTGTCCTGGCGGCTGCCCGCGTCGGCGGCGCCGCTGGTGTCGGCCGCGTTCTACCCGTACACGCCGTTCCGCAGCGGCACGGACCACGGCGTACGCGCGCTGCGGTTCGGGGTGGCGTCGGACGGCTCCGCGCCGGACCGGGTGATCGACGAGGCCGCCGCGTCGGGCTGGGGCCTGCTGGAGCTGCCGCCCCGGCACACCCCCCGTACGGACCCCGAGGCGGTACAGGCCGTGGCGCTCGTGGTGCGCAGACTGCTGGACCGGGGCGGGTCGACCGTCTCGGAGCGGGGTCCCGATCCGGCGCCGCTGACCGCCGGGCGGATCGCGGTGGGGACGGCGCACCGCGACCAGGCGGCGGCGGTCCGGGCGGCGCTCACGGAGCTGGGCGTGGGCGGGGTCACCGTCGACACGGCGAACCGGCTCCAGGGGCGTGAGTACGACGTCACGGTGGTGCTGCACCCGCTGTCCGGGCGTCCCGACGCGACGGCGTTCCATCTGGAGACGGGCCGGCTGTGCGTGCTCGCGTCCCGGCACCGGCACGCGTGCATCGTGGTCTGCCGCGGTGGCGTCACCGAGCTCCTGGACGACCATCCGTCGACCGAGCCGGTCCAGCTCGGCGTCACCCTGAAGTTCCCCGACGGCTGGGACGCCATGATGACCACCTGGGACCACCTCTCCCACCACCGGATTCCGCACCCGTGA
- a CDS encoding phosphatase PAP2 family protein codes for MPNRGPSDTGAGAEPVPGTGHRHRLRWWTELPLLLLVYLAYSAGRLLARGDVSTAVDHGLAILRAEKALWLNAEHPLNRLFTEHAWIGVPADFWYASLHYLVTPAVLIWMFRSRRVHYRAARTWLLLSTFIGLIGFTLVPTCPPRLLDATHGFVDTMAQYSAYGWWGTEASAPRGLGGMTNQYAAMPSLHVGWALWCGVVLWRHGGRGPLMRTAAVAYPLITTVVVMGTANHYFLDAVAGAAVMGAGLLLTAPGLRFVDRLRARYATARAEAMTGVVPGATAGAGAGAVAGHGRAAGADPVRAPAGVAVRAGTGGSSPVVGGGCQTAAGERIPRQRKQSAEHGPRSSEAGDGSPAPAR; via the coding sequence ATGCCGAATCGCGGACCGTCCGACACCGGGGCGGGAGCCGAGCCGGTACCAGGGACAGGGCACAGGCACCGGCTCCGCTGGTGGACCGAACTCCCGTTGCTCCTGCTCGTGTACCTCGCGTACTCCGCCGGACGGCTCCTCGCCCGGGGTGACGTGAGCACCGCCGTCGACCACGGACTGGCGATACTCCGGGCCGAGAAGGCACTGTGGCTGAACGCCGAGCACCCGCTGAACCGCCTGTTCACCGAGCACGCGTGGATAGGCGTCCCGGCGGACTTCTGGTACGCCTCGCTGCACTACCTGGTGACACCGGCCGTGCTGATCTGGATGTTCCGCTCGCGCCGGGTCCACTACCGCGCGGCCCGCACCTGGCTGCTGCTCTCCACGTTCATCGGACTCATCGGATTCACCCTGGTCCCGACGTGCCCGCCCAGGCTGCTGGACGCGACGCACGGCTTCGTCGACACCATGGCGCAGTACAGCGCGTACGGCTGGTGGGGCACCGAGGCCAGCGCCCCGCGCGGGCTCGGCGGGATGACCAACCAGTACGCGGCGATGCCGAGCCTGCATGTGGGCTGGGCCCTGTGGTGCGGGGTCGTCCTGTGGCGGCACGGCGGCCGGGGGCCGCTCATGCGGACGGCGGCCGTGGCGTACCCGCTGATCACCACCGTCGTGGTGATGGGGACGGCGAACCACTACTTCCTCGACGCGGTCGCGGGCGCGGCCGTGATGGGCGCGGGACTGCTGCTGACGGCACCGGGGCTGCGGTTCGTGGACCGGCTGCGGGCGCGCTACGCGACGGCCCGCGCCGAGGCCATGACCGGCGTCGTGCCGGGTGCCACGGCGGGTGCCGGCGCGGGTGCCGTGGCGGGGCACGGCCGCGCGGCCGGGGCGGACCCGGTGAGGGCGCCGGCGGGTGTCGCGGTACGGGCCGGGACGGGCGGAAGTTCCCCGGTTGTCGGTGGTGGGTGCCAGACTGCGGCGGGTGAGCGAATTCCCCGACAGCGCAAGCAGTCCGCCGAGCACGGTCCCCGTTCCTCCGAAGCGGGGGACGGCTCTCCGGCACCGGCTCGCTGA
- a CDS encoding spermidine synthase: MARERAPRAKQQKQAKQKQQKQAEQQRSKRGKGSLPGGTGTGTGTGAGAGTDGGGGPEDGAVGRGRSRRRGDRESVVADVGGGRAELVPDPDRPRAWTLLIDGAPQSHVDLDDPEHLGFEYQRRIGHAIDLLAPPGRPLRVLHLGGGAFTLARYVAATRPRSTQQIAERDEALVRLVRAELPLASGVRVRVRSMDAREALGAVPDGWADLVIADVFSGARTPAHLTSVEYVAEVRRVLTPGGWYTANIADGPPLTYLRGQIATVRNVFPETALIAEPGVLRGRRFGNAVLIAAALPLPVPELGRRAATDPQGARIEHGTALRDFTAGALPVRDATARDSPRPPVNAFPG; the protein is encoded by the coding sequence ATGGCACGGGAACGGGCTCCGCGGGCGAAGCAGCAGAAGCAAGCCAAGCAGAAGCAGCAGAAGCAGGCCGAGCAGCAGCGGAGCAAGCGGGGGAAGGGGTCGCTCCCCGGCGGTACGGGCACGGGCACGGGTACGGGTGCCGGTGCGGGTACGGACGGCGGGGGCGGGCCGGAGGACGGTGCCGTCGGGCGGGGGCGGTCCCGGCGGCGGGGCGACCGGGAGTCCGTCGTCGCGGACGTCGGCGGCGGACGTGCCGAACTGGTGCCCGACCCCGACCGGCCCCGCGCCTGGACGCTGCTCATCGACGGCGCCCCCCAGTCGCACGTCGACCTCGACGACCCGGAGCACCTCGGCTTCGAGTACCAGCGCCGGATCGGGCACGCCATCGATCTGCTGGCCCCGCCCGGCCGGCCGCTGCGGGTGCTGCACCTCGGCGGCGGCGCCTTCACCCTCGCCCGCTACGTCGCCGCCACCCGCCCCCGCTCCACCCAGCAGATCGCGGAACGGGACGAGGCCCTCGTCCGTCTCGTCCGCGCGGAACTTCCCCTGGCGTCCGGGGTACGGGTCCGGGTGCGGTCGATGGACGCGCGCGAGGCGCTCGGCGCGGTGCCCGACGGATGGGCCGACCTCGTCATCGCGGATGTGTTCAGCGGGGCCCGCACCCCGGCCCATCTCACCAGCGTCGAGTACGTCGCCGAGGTCCGCCGGGTACTGACCCCCGGGGGCTGGTACACGGCGAACATCGCGGACGGACCGCCGCTCACCTATCTGCGCGGGCAGATCGCCACGGTGCGGAACGTGTTCCCCGAGACGGCGCTGATCGCGGAGCCCGGGGTGCTGCGCGGGCGCCGGTTCGGCAACGCGGTGCTGATCGCCGCGGCACTCCCGCTGCCCGTCCCGGAACTCGGCCGCCGGGCCGCCACCGACCCGCAGGGCGCCCGGATCGAACACGGCACGGCCCTGCGTGACTTCACCGCGGGGGCGCTCCCCGTCCGGGACGCCACGGCCAGGGACTCGCCCCGGCCCCCGGTCAACGCGTTCCCCGGCTGA
- a CDS encoding response regulator transcription factor: MARVLVVEDDQFVRSALIRHLTDASHTVRSVGTALEALREVAHFPFDLVILDLGLPDLDGAEALKMLRGLTDVPVIVATARDDENEIVRLLNDGADDYLTKPFSVEHLSARMAAVLRRSRGNTAEAPPSRVIQVGGLSIDPLRRQAELDGATLDLTRREFDLLAFLAGRPGVVVARKELLAEVWQQSYGDDQTIDVHLSWLRRKLGETAARPRYLHTLRGVGVKLEPPR; the protein is encoded by the coding sequence ATGGCACGTGTGCTCGTCGTCGAGGACGACCAGTTCGTACGCTCGGCCCTCATCCGGCATCTGACCGACGCGTCCCACACCGTACGCAGCGTCGGGACCGCCCTGGAGGCTCTCCGTGAGGTGGCTCATTTCCCGTTCGACCTGGTCATCCTGGACCTCGGACTGCCCGATCTCGACGGGGCGGAGGCGCTGAAGATGCTGCGCGGCCTCACCGACGTACCCGTGATCGTGGCGACCGCGCGCGATGACGAGAACGAGATCGTCCGGCTGCTCAACGACGGGGCCGACGACTATCTGACGAAACCATTCTCCGTGGAGCACCTCTCCGCGCGGATGGCGGCGGTATTGCGCCGCTCGCGCGGCAACACGGCAGAGGCGCCGCCGAGTCGGGTCATCCAGGTCGGCGGACTGTCGATCGATCCGCTGCGCCGCCAGGCCGAACTGGACGGCGCGACGCTCGACCTGACCCGGCGTGAGTTCGATCTCCTGGCGTTCCTCGCCGGACGGCCCGGGGTGGTCGTCGCCCGCAAGGAACTCCTCGCCGAGGTGTGGCAGCAGTCCTACGGGGACGACCAGACCATCGACGTCCATCTGTCCTGGCTGCGCCGGAAACTGGGGGAGACCGCGGCCCGCCCGCGCTACCTCCACACCCTGCGCGGGGTCGGTGTGAAGCTGGAGCCGCCGCGGTGA
- a CDS encoding HAMP domain-containing sensor histidine kinase, whose product MRWALVKVCLAVTTMVVVAFAVPLGLVIKEMARDRAMSDAERQAASIVPALTITTDRDKLERAIMTAGSEQRTTVHLPPIGQDAATGIGQQRVADRALDAARMHGRASITEVPGGFALLQPSALPTGKNAVVEIFVPDSEVGKGVSTAWLVLAGVGVGLVIGSVAVADRLGGRMVQPAQRLVGAAGELGEGKLGARVPEEGPKELRLAAVAFNSMADQVVQLLANERELAADLSHRLRTPLTVLRLNAASLGDGPAADQTRAAVHQLEREVDTIIRTAREAKPQTAAVGPGAGSDVAEVVRERMDFWSALAEDEGRKVRVAGVERPVRIPVARADLVAALDALLGNVFRHTPEGTAFAVDVHNGDDAVIVLVSDAGPGIGDPAAAMARGGGSGKAGSTGLGLDIVRRMAEATGGDVRIGHSVLGGAEIRVWIQVGAARVAGRGHRGGVRKRRRFALR is encoded by the coding sequence GTGAGATGGGCACTCGTCAAGGTATGCCTGGCGGTGACCACCATGGTCGTGGTGGCCTTCGCCGTCCCCCTCGGGCTGGTGATCAAGGAGATGGCCCGGGACCGCGCCATGTCCGACGCGGAACGGCAGGCCGCGTCGATCGTGCCTGCCCTCACCATCACCACCGACCGGGACAAGCTCGAACGCGCCATCATGACCGCCGGGTCGGAGCAGCGGACCACCGTGCATCTCCCGCCCATCGGGCAGGACGCGGCGACCGGGATCGGACAGCAGCGGGTCGCCGACCGGGCCCTCGACGCGGCGCGGATGCACGGCAGGGCCTCCATCACGGAGGTGCCCGGCGGTTTCGCGCTGCTCCAGCCCAGCGCGCTCCCCACCGGGAAGAACGCCGTGGTGGAGATCTTCGTGCCCGACTCGGAGGTCGGCAAGGGCGTCAGCACCGCGTGGCTGGTGCTCGCCGGGGTCGGGGTCGGTCTCGTCATCGGCTCCGTCGCGGTGGCCGACCGGCTCGGCGGGCGGATGGTGCAGCCCGCGCAGCGGCTCGTCGGGGCGGCCGGGGAACTCGGTGAGGGCAAACTGGGGGCCCGGGTGCCCGAGGAGGGCCCCAAGGAACTGCGGCTCGCCGCGGTCGCGTTCAACTCGATGGCCGACCAGGTCGTCCAGCTCCTCGCCAACGAACGCGAGCTGGCCGCGGATCTGTCGCACCGGCTGCGGACCCCGCTGACCGTGCTGCGGCTGAACGCCGCGTCCCTCGGTGACGGGCCCGCCGCCGACCAGACCCGCGCCGCGGTGCACCAGCTCGAACGCGAGGTCGACACCATCATCCGCACCGCCCGCGAGGCCAAGCCGCAGACCGCGGCGGTCGGGCCCGGGGCCGGCAGCGATGTGGCGGAGGTCGTCCGGGAGCGGATGGACTTCTGGTCGGCGCTCGCGGAGGACGAGGGACGCAAGGTGCGGGTCGCGGGGGTGGAGCGGCCGGTACGGATACCCGTGGCGCGCGCCGATCTCGTGGCCGCGCTCGACGCGTTGCTCGGGAACGTGTTCCGGCACACCCCGGAGGGGACCGCGTTCGCGGTGGACGTCCACAACGGGGACGACGCGGTGATCGTGCTGGTGTCCGACGCGGGGCCCGGCATCGGGGACCCCGCCGCCGCGATGGCCCGGGGCGGCGGGTCCGGGAAGGCGGGCTCCACCGGACTGGGGCTGGACATCGTGCGGCGGATGGCCGAGGCGACCGGGGGCGATGTGCGGATCGGGCACTCGGTGCTCGGGGGCGCGGAGATACGGGTGTGGATACAGGTGGGCGCGGCGCGGGTCGCGGGACGGGGCCACCGGGGCGGCGTCCGCAAGCGGCGCAGGTTCGCTCTCCGCTGA
- a CDS encoding LacI family DNA-binding transcriptional regulator, whose amino-acid sequence MTGQATRGRGGGRPTLEEVAARAGVGRGTVSRVINGSPRVSDRTRAAVEAAVADLGYVPNTAARALAANRTDAIALVVPEPEARFFAEPYFSDILRGVGAELADLEMQLLLIFAGSDRERHRLSRYLAAHRVDGVLLVSVHADDPLPDLLTQLAIPTVISGRRSGDEQVPAVDSDNFGGGRAAVEHLISRGRRTIATITGLLDVYGARRRVDGYRAALEDAGLTVDEELIAPGDFTEEGGRRAMAELLDRRPDVDAVFAGSDVMAAGARRTLRDRGRRVPDDVALVGFDDSAMARHMDPPLTSVRQPVEDMGRAMIGVLLAEIARTPGGPRPARGQHRPPARPVVLPTELVPRAST is encoded by the coding sequence ATGACGGGTCAGGCGACACGCGGTCGTGGCGGAGGACGGCCGACCCTGGAGGAGGTGGCCGCCCGCGCGGGGGTGGGCCGGGGCACGGTGTCGAGGGTGATCAACGGCTCGCCCCGGGTCAGCGACCGCACCCGCGCCGCCGTGGAGGCGGCCGTGGCCGACCTGGGGTACGTCCCCAACACCGCGGCCCGCGCCCTCGCGGCGAACCGGACGGACGCGATCGCGCTGGTCGTCCCCGAGCCGGAGGCGCGGTTCTTCGCGGAGCCGTACTTCTCCGACATCCTGCGCGGGGTGGGGGCGGAACTGGCCGATCTGGAGATGCAGTTGCTGCTGATCTTCGCGGGCAGCGACCGGGAACGGCACCGGCTCTCCCGCTATCTGGCGGCGCACCGGGTGGACGGCGTCCTGCTGGTCTCCGTCCACGCGGACGACCCGCTGCCGGATCTGCTGACCCAGCTCGCGATCCCCACGGTGATCAGCGGCCGCCGCAGCGGCGACGAGCAGGTCCCGGCGGTCGACTCCGACAACTTCGGCGGTGGCCGGGCGGCGGTGGAGCATCTGATTTCCCGGGGCCGCCGCACGATCGCGACGATCACCGGTCTGCTGGACGTGTACGGGGCGCGGCGCCGGGTCGACGGCTACCGGGCGGCCCTGGAGGACGCGGGCCTGACGGTGGACGAGGAACTGATCGCCCCCGGTGACTTCACCGAGGAGGGCGGACGGCGCGCGATGGCCGAACTGCTGGACCGCCGCCCCGATGTGGACGCGGTCTTCGCCGGGTCCGACGTGATGGCGGCGGGCGCCCGCAGGACACTGCGGGACCGGGGCCGCCGGGTGCCCGACGACGTGGCGCTGGTCGGTTTCGACGACTCCGCGATGGCCCGCCACATGGACCCGCCCCTGACGAGCGTCCGGCAGCCCGTCGAGGACATGGGCCGGGCGATGATCGGTGTCCTCCTGGCGGAGATCGCCCGGACCCCAGGAGGCCCCCGCCCCGCCCGCGGCCAACACCGCCCACCGGCCCGCCCGGTGGTACTCCCGACAGAACTGGTCCCCCGCGCGTCGACCTGA